A region from the Sandaracinus amylolyticus genome encodes:
- a CDS encoding aldehyde dehydrogenase family protein, which produces MEQTRTNGHANGSHVNGHGQSVGAYEGGIIEKRSPVTGERLGEFPITSREGVISAVARARAAFASWRETSVEARLVILDRIKEVVRTHGEEYARRISEDTGKPLVDSLLTELMSVPLYIDYYRKHAPKILARKKVATPILFPGKTSYVEHFPVGVVGIISPWNFPFQLSMVPVVSALIAGNTVVLKPSEVTPITGEIIAEIFRRIGIPSGVVEVVQGDGTTGAALVEAEVDKIFFTGSVATGRKVMQAASKKPIPVELELGGKDAMIICADANLERAAKAAVWGGLVNCGQMCVSIERILVEAPVHDRFVELLRREVAKVKVGGPDEHADMGPMTFPKQIETVERHVKDAISKGAKVLFGGERLPRPGQFYAPTVLTDVRPEMEIYSDETFGPVLPVVKVRDVDEAVRMANEHQYGLVGSVWTKNVEKGLAIASRMECGQVTVNDVIVSVGNPALPFGGVKSSGFGRYHGPEGLLTFTHQKAIMVDRGWAKSEPFWFPYGRKYPAMREVFHGLLSGNMARALVGMVKLKKLGD; this is translated from the coding sequence ATGGAGCAGACGCGCACCAACGGACACGCGAACGGCAGTCACGTCAACGGGCACGGGCAGTCGGTGGGCGCCTACGAGGGCGGGATCATCGAGAAGCGCAGCCCGGTCACCGGCGAGCGGCTCGGCGAGTTCCCCATCACGTCGCGCGAGGGCGTGATCTCCGCGGTCGCACGCGCGCGCGCCGCGTTCGCGAGCTGGCGCGAGACGAGCGTCGAGGCGCGCCTCGTCATCCTCGATCGCATCAAGGAGGTCGTGCGCACGCACGGCGAGGAGTACGCGCGCCGCATCTCCGAGGACACCGGCAAGCCGCTCGTCGACTCGCTGCTCACCGAGCTGATGAGCGTGCCGCTCTACATCGACTACTACCGGAAGCACGCGCCGAAGATCCTCGCGCGCAAGAAGGTCGCGACGCCGATCCTCTTCCCCGGCAAGACCAGCTACGTCGAGCACTTCCCGGTCGGCGTGGTCGGGATCATCTCGCCGTGGAACTTCCCCTTCCAGCTCTCGATGGTGCCCGTCGTGTCCGCGCTGATCGCGGGCAACACGGTGGTGCTCAAGCCGAGCGAGGTCACGCCGATCACCGGCGAGATCATCGCGGAGATCTTCCGCCGCATCGGCATCCCGAGCGGCGTGGTCGAGGTCGTCCAGGGCGACGGCACGACCGGCGCGGCGCTGGTCGAGGCGGAGGTCGACAAGATCTTCTTCACCGGCTCGGTCGCGACCGGGCGCAAGGTGATGCAGGCCGCGTCGAAGAAGCCGATCCCGGTCGAGCTCGAGCTCGGCGGCAAGGACGCGATGATCATCTGCGCCGACGCGAACCTCGAGCGCGCGGCGAAGGCAGCGGTCTGGGGCGGCTTGGTCAACTGCGGCCAGATGTGCGTCTCGATCGAGCGCATCCTGGTCGAGGCGCCGGTGCACGATCGCTTCGTCGAGCTGCTGCGCCGCGAGGTCGCGAAGGTGAAGGTCGGTGGGCCCGACGAGCACGCCGACATGGGCCCGATGACGTTCCCGAAGCAGATCGAGACCGTCGAGCGCCACGTGAAGGACGCGATCAGCAAGGGCGCGAAGGTGCTCTTCGGTGGCGAGCGCCTGCCGCGCCCCGGGCAGTTCTACGCGCCGACGGTGCTCACCGACGTGCGCCCGGAGATGGAGATCTACTCCGACGAGACGTTCGGCCCGGTGCTGCCGGTGGTGAAGGTGCGCGACGTCGACGAGGCGGTGCGCATGGCGAACGAGCACCAGTACGGGCTGGTCGGCAGCGTGTGGACGAAGAACGTCGAGAAGGGCCTCGCCATCGCGTCGCGCATGGAGTGCGGGCAGGTGACGGTCAACGACGTGATCGTGTCGGTGGGCAACCCCGCGCTGCCGTTCGGCGGCGTGAAGTCGAGCGGCTTCGGGCGCTACCACGGGCCCGAGGGGCTGCTCACGTTCACGCACCAGAAGGCGATCATGGTCGACCGCGGGTGGGCGAAGTCGGAGCCGTTCTGGTTCCCCTACGGCCGCAAGTACCCCGCGATGCGCGAGGTCTTCCACGGGCTGCTCAGTGGGAACATGGCGCGCGCGCTGGTCGGGATGGTGAAGCTGAAGAAGCTCGGAGACTGA
- a CDS encoding site-2 protease family protein — MRFSLFGVPVLVRPAFWMVAALLASPYLQAGEWPLVATWVAIVLVSVLVHELGHAWAMRALGRSPRIELWAMGGLTHWGEGPRISGWKRAVVSLAGPTAGFALALPIAIAARWGAFEPGSLAHTAVDQALLVNLFYGALNLLPILPLDGGHVMEVALTSIFGAQGPRLARYASIALAVIAALVAMTCSVPGLAFIALFAGLHSMRALGAPEGDGSIPARAPIDPAVERAIEDAWDAIRGGREDDAIAACDAILERTPDDEASAPLRARLLETIAWAHLEAGREREASGVARRMPARFRPSALLAARLLLAEGKHDEGMQALERAWQDTPGDLPGLVLAAAHVDARQPERAVVMLRSLRGARLSTNAHLTISAALFYAEHYEHALAVSELAWNRFHVATHAYNAACSCARLGRIAQGLDWLAIATNAGFDDVAKLETDDDLAPLRADPRWREVTSARSSPR, encoded by the coding sequence ATGCGGTTCTCGCTCTTCGGCGTCCCGGTGCTCGTGCGGCCGGCGTTCTGGATGGTCGCGGCGCTGCTCGCGTCGCCATACCTGCAGGCGGGGGAGTGGCCGCTCGTCGCGACGTGGGTCGCGATCGTGCTCGTCTCGGTGCTCGTGCACGAGCTCGGTCACGCGTGGGCGATGCGCGCGCTCGGTCGCTCGCCGCGCATCGAGCTCTGGGCGATGGGCGGCCTCACGCACTGGGGCGAGGGGCCGCGCATCTCGGGCTGGAAGCGCGCGGTGGTCTCGCTCGCCGGCCCGACGGCGGGCTTCGCGCTCGCGCTCCCGATCGCGATCGCCGCGCGATGGGGCGCGTTCGAGCCCGGCTCGCTCGCGCACACCGCGGTCGATCAGGCGCTCTTGGTGAACCTCTTCTACGGCGCGCTGAACCTGCTGCCGATCCTCCCGCTCGACGGCGGCCACGTGATGGAGGTCGCGCTCACCTCGATCTTCGGCGCGCAGGGCCCCCGCCTCGCGCGCTACGCGTCGATCGCGCTCGCGGTGATCGCGGCGCTCGTCGCGATGACGTGCTCGGTGCCCGGCCTCGCGTTCATCGCGCTGTTCGCGGGGCTGCACTCGATGCGCGCGCTCGGGGCTCCCGAGGGCGATGGCTCGATCCCGGCGCGCGCCCCGATCGATCCCGCGGTCGAGCGCGCGATCGAAGACGCGTGGGACGCGATCCGCGGCGGCCGCGAGGACGACGCGATCGCCGCGTGCGACGCGATCCTCGAGCGCACGCCCGACGACGAAGCGAGCGCGCCCTTGCGCGCGCGCCTGCTCGAGACGATCGCGTGGGCGCACCTCGAGGCGGGCCGCGAGCGCGAGGCGAGCGGCGTCGCGCGACGCATGCCGGCGCGCTTCCGTCCGAGCGCGCTCCTCGCCGCGCGTCTCTTGCTCGCGGAGGGCAAACACGACGAGGGCATGCAGGCGCTCGAGCGCGCGTGGCAGGACACGCCGGGTGATCTGCCGGGCCTCGTGCTCGCGGCCGCGCACGTCGACGCGCGCCAGCCCGAGCGCGCGGTCGTGATGCTCCGCAGCCTCCGCGGCGCGCGCCTCTCGACCAACGCGCACCTCACGATCAGCGCCGCGCTGTTCTACGCCGAGCACTACGAGCACGCGCTCGCGGTCAGCGAGCTCGCGTGGAACCGATTCCACGTCGCGACCCACGCCTACAACGCGGCGTGCTCGTGCGCGCGGCTCGGACGCATCGCGCAAGGCCTCGACTGGCTCGCCATCGCGACGAACGCGGGCTTCGACGACGTCGCGAAGCTCGAGACCGACGACGATCTCGCGCCGCTCCGCGCCGATCCGCGCTGGCGCGAGGTCACTTCCGCGCGATCTTCGCCCCGCTGA
- a CDS encoding DMT family transporter yields MQAFGDAMALGCALAWALAVLAFRRVQGVGSAALNLFKNTLASVLLFATMLATGLRFDLARGWSDWGALALSGVLGLAVADTLFLAGLRRVDASIAAVADCAYAPTVLALSVLALGEPITTGLWIGAPLVVLGLAVVGWEPRGEAKPIDRRGLVLCVAGVMTTAVAVVLAKRALDRSELIEATAVRLVAGSIALFAWETIAGRRREVLALFRERASWKWAVPGAVLGSYVAMILWLGGMKYGAASRAALLNQSGAVFVLVLSRMSGEVVPSRRWIGAAIAIAGVAAVLAW; encoded by the coding sequence ATGCAGGCGTTCGGTGATGCGATGGCGCTCGGGTGCGCGCTCGCGTGGGCGCTCGCGGTGCTCGCGTTCCGTCGCGTGCAGGGCGTCGGATCGGCGGCGCTCAACCTGTTCAAGAACACGCTCGCGAGCGTGCTGCTCTTCGCGACGATGCTCGCGACCGGGCTGCGCTTCGATCTCGCGCGCGGGTGGAGCGATTGGGGCGCGCTCGCGCTGAGCGGCGTGCTGGGGCTCGCGGTGGCGGACACGCTCTTCCTCGCGGGGCTGCGACGGGTGGACGCGTCGATCGCGGCGGTCGCGGACTGCGCGTACGCGCCGACGGTGCTCGCGCTCTCGGTGCTCGCGCTCGGCGAGCCGATCACGACCGGCTTGTGGATCGGCGCGCCGCTCGTGGTGCTCGGGCTCGCGGTGGTCGGGTGGGAGCCGCGCGGCGAGGCGAAGCCGATCGATCGGCGCGGCCTCGTGCTGTGCGTCGCGGGGGTGATGACGACGGCGGTCGCGGTGGTGCTCGCGAAGCGCGCGCTCGATCGCAGCGAGCTGATCGAGGCGACGGCGGTGAGGCTCGTCGCGGGATCGATCGCGCTCTTCGCGTGGGAGACGATCGCGGGGCGGCGGCGCGAGGTGCTCGCGCTGTTCCGTGAGCGCGCGTCGTGGAAGTGGGCGGTGCCGGGCGCGGTGCTCGGCTCGTACGTCGCGATGATCCTGTGGCTCGGCGGGATGAAGTACGGCGCGGCGTCGCGCGCGGCGCTGCTGAACCAGAGCGGCGCGGTGTTCGTGCTCGTGCTCTCGCGGATGAGCGGCGAGGTGGTTCCGTCGCGGCGATGGATCGGCGCGGCGATCGCGATCGCGGGCGTCGCGGCGGTGCTGGCGTGGTGA
- a CDS encoding GNAT family N-acetyltransferase, producing the protein MSNDVTVRAATPDDAGTILRFVRALAAYEREPDAVEATEEVLRAQLASERPPFECFVAEMSGAPVGFALFFATYSTWRASTGIHLEDLWVEPHARRHGVALALMRAIARSLIARGGARLEWRVLDWNELALGFYRRLGASALGEWETMRLDGEALARLANG; encoded by the coding sequence ATGTCGAACGACGTGACCGTGAGGGCGGCGACGCCCGACGATGCGGGGACGATCCTGCGCTTCGTGCGCGCGCTCGCGGCGTACGAGCGCGAGCCGGACGCGGTGGAGGCGACCGAGGAGGTGCTGCGCGCGCAGCTCGCGTCGGAGCGCCCGCCCTTCGAGTGCTTCGTCGCGGAGATGAGCGGCGCGCCGGTCGGGTTCGCGCTGTTCTTCGCGACGTACTCGACGTGGCGCGCGAGCACCGGGATCCACCTCGAGGATCTCTGGGTCGAGCCCCACGCGCGGCGTCACGGCGTGGCGCTCGCGCTGATGCGCGCGATCGCGCGCTCGCTGATCGCGCGCGGAGGTGCGCGGCTCGAGTGGCGCGTGCTCGACTGGAACGAGCTCGCGCTCGGGTTCTACCGGCGGCTCGGAGCGAGCGCGCTCGGCGAGTGGGAGACGATGCGGCTCGACGGCGAAGCGCTCGCGCGGCTGGCGAACGGCTGA
- a CDS encoding putative metal-binding motif-containing protein, giving the protein MQCHQPLVRACALVAALLTLGACSDRTSLLVRVTSDLAVPGEIDALEIDVRGGRTGATVEREVALRDGWPQTLSVRPGEMESGEVTITVTAMRGGAFVLRRVVGSAFVPGVERVVDVELTSACREVRCDEGVDCIDGRCETPTRDGGTGDAGRGDGGMRDAATCGTDGDCDDAVGCTIDRCTDGACENVPDDSTCAVGASCDPLEGCPPRACTDDDGCDDDRACNGLERCVDGECALGAAIDCDDGDACTDDACDEAMRGECVHRTRDADGDRAGDARCAVIGAVPASDCDDTNPEVFPGAPEVCNGIDDDCEGGCDESFTCCRGETGTCDTTCGTTGTRVCSATCGWSLCSPPAETCNAIDDDCNGGVDDVFACVRGATQPCTTACGSSGARTCGDDCTWSACVAPDDVCNGRDDDCDASSDEGFECVSGTTAACTTTCGTTGSRACDASCALGACTPPAEGCNGVDDDCDGETDETVECSVGAMEACTTSCGSTGSRACSASCTWSACTPPAESCNGNDDDCDGRVDETFTCVPGATGTCSTGCSTTGARVCSASCTWGACTAPVEACNGADDNCDTRCDETFACCAGSAGTCTTSCGTTGSRTCSASCGWSTCSPPAESCNGVDDDCNGACDDGFTCCAGRTGACTTSCGSTGSRMCAGDCSWGACAAPPEACGGGDDDCDTRVDEGFACSPGATGPCTTSCGTSGTRTCGGDCAWGSCTPPAEACNGVDDDCNMLTDEGCGACVGCTGAIAVSGAGGRYDVMLSSSSHAGTCGGAGAEGVLTFTLASASDVFITTHASAVDTVLYVRNCYCTGAERACNDDADGRTSSALRLTNLPAGTYQVFVDTRSAASGTIPVDVYITPPGTQSDRCGNPTAIPAGATTLSGDTCAFGADYVNASVADCDYVGTGAARERVYYFVVPGPTSRTVSFSGCTAGTSFDSTLYVRSVCSDGSTTAQRMCNDDGCSGNGCSGGLRSSMSATLAPGLYYLFVDGYQSGDSDCPCGAYSLSVGGL; this is encoded by the coding sequence GTGCAGTGCCACCAGCCGCTCGTGCGAGCGTGCGCCCTCGTCGCCGCGCTCCTGACGCTGGGGGCCTGCTCCGATCGGACGTCGCTGCTGGTGCGCGTGACCTCGGATCTCGCAGTGCCGGGCGAGATCGACGCGCTCGAGATCGACGTGCGCGGCGGGCGCACCGGGGCGACGGTCGAGCGCGAGGTCGCGCTGCGCGACGGGTGGCCGCAGACGCTCTCGGTGCGGCCCGGCGAGATGGAGTCGGGCGAGGTCACGATCACCGTGACCGCGATGCGCGGCGGCGCGTTCGTGCTGCGTCGTGTGGTCGGCTCGGCGTTCGTCCCCGGCGTCGAGCGCGTGGTCGACGTGGAGCTCACGAGCGCGTGCCGCGAGGTGCGCTGCGACGAGGGCGTCGACTGCATCGACGGGCGCTGCGAGACGCCGACCCGCGACGGAGGCACGGGCGACGCGGGCCGCGGCGACGGGGGCATGCGCGACGCGGCGACGTGCGGCACCGACGGAGACTGCGACGACGCGGTCGGCTGCACGATCGATCGCTGCACCGACGGCGCGTGCGAGAACGTGCCCGACGACAGCACCTGCGCGGTCGGCGCGAGCTGCGATCCGCTCGAGGGATGCCCGCCGCGCGCGTGCACCGACGACGACGGGTGCGACGACGATCGCGCGTGCAATGGGCTCGAGCGCTGCGTCGACGGCGAGTGCGCGCTCGGCGCCGCGATCGACTGCGACGACGGCGACGCGTGCACCGACGACGCGTGCGACGAAGCGATGCGCGGCGAGTGCGTGCACCGCACCCGCGACGCCGACGGGGATCGCGCGGGCGACGCACGGTGCGCGGTGATCGGGGCGGTCCCCGCGAGCGACTGCGACGACACGAACCCCGAGGTGTTCCCCGGCGCGCCCGAGGTCTGCAACGGCATCGACGACGACTGCGAGGGCGGCTGCGACGAGTCGTTCACCTGCTGCCGCGGCGAGACCGGCACGTGCGACACGACGTGCGGCACGACCGGCACGCGGGTGTGCAGCGCGACGTGCGGCTGGTCGCTGTGCTCGCCGCCCGCCGAGACCTGCAACGCGATCGACGACGACTGCAACGGCGGCGTCGACGACGTGTTCGCGTGCGTGCGCGGCGCGACGCAGCCGTGCACGACGGCGTGCGGCTCGAGCGGAGCGCGCACCTGCGGCGACGACTGCACGTGGAGCGCGTGCGTCGCGCCGGACGACGTGTGCAACGGACGCGACGACGACTGCGACGCGAGCAGCGACGAGGGCTTCGAGTGCGTGTCGGGCACGACGGCCGCGTGCACCACGACGTGCGGCACGACGGGCTCGCGGGCATGCGACGCGAGCTGCGCGCTCGGCGCGTGCACCCCGCCGGCCGAGGGATGCAACGGCGTCGACGACGACTGCGACGGCGAGACCGACGAGACCGTCGAGTGCAGCGTGGGCGCGATGGAGGCGTGCACGACGAGCTGCGGATCGACCGGCTCGCGCGCGTGCAGCGCGAGCTGCACCTGGAGCGCGTGCACGCCTCCCGCGGAGAGCTGCAACGGCAACGACGACGACTGCGACGGACGCGTGGACGAGACGTTCACCTGCGTGCCCGGCGCGACCGGCACCTGCTCGACGGGATGCAGCACGACCGGAGCGCGCGTGTGCAGCGCGTCGTGCACCTGGGGCGCGTGCACGGCGCCCGTCGAGGCGTGCAACGGCGCCGACGACAACTGCGACACGCGATGCGACGAGACGTTCGCGTGCTGCGCGGGCAGCGCAGGGACGTGCACGACGTCGTGCGGCACCACGGGCTCGCGCACCTGCAGCGCATCGTGCGGATGGAGCACGTGCTCGCCGCCCGCCGAGAGCTGCAACGGCGTCGACGACGACTGCAACGGCGCGTGCGACGACGGCTTCACGTGCTGCGCGGGGCGCACCGGCGCGTGCACGACGTCGTGTGGCTCGACCGGCTCGCGCATGTGCGCGGGGGACTGCTCGTGGGGCGCGTGCGCCGCGCCGCCGGAAGCGTGTGGTGGCGGCGACGACGACTGCGACACGCGCGTCGACGAGGGCTTCGCGTGCTCGCCCGGCGCGACCGGTCCGTGCACCACGTCGTGCGGCACGTCGGGCACCCGCACCTGCGGCGGCGACTGCGCGTGGGGCTCGTGCACGCCGCCCGCCGAGGCGTGCAACGGCGTCGACGACGACTGCAACATGCTGACGGACGAGGGCTGCGGCGCGTGCGTCGGGTGCACCGGCGCGATCGCGGTGTCGGGCGCGGGTGGCCGCTACGACGTGATGCTCTCGTCGAGCAGCCACGCGGGCACCTGCGGCGGCGCGGGCGCGGAAGGCGTGCTCACGTTCACGCTCGCGAGCGCGAGCGACGTCTTCATCACGACGCACGCGTCGGCGGTCGACACCGTGCTCTACGTGCGCAACTGCTACTGCACCGGCGCCGAGCGCGCGTGCAACGACGACGCGGACGGGCGCACGTCGTCGGCGCTCCGCCTCACGAATCTGCCCGCGGGCACGTACCAGGTGTTCGTCGACACGCGGAGCGCCGCGAGCGGGACGATCCCGGTCGACGTGTACATCACGCCGCCGGGCACGCAGAGCGATCGCTGCGGCAATCCCACCGCGATCCCCGCGGGCGCGACCACGCTGAGCGGCGACACCTGCGCGTTCGGCGCGGACTACGTCAACGCGAGCGTCGCGGACTGCGACTACGTCGGCACCGGCGCGGCGCGCGAGCGCGTCTACTACTTCGTCGTGCCCGGGCCGACGAGCCGCACCGTCTCGTTCAGCGGGTGCACCGCGGGGACGAGCTTCGACTCGACGCTCTACGTCCGCTCGGTGTGCAGCGACGGATCGACGACCGCGCAGCGCATGTGCAACGACGACGGCTGCAGCGGGAACGGTTGCAGCGGCGGGCTGCGCTCGTCGATGTCGGCGACGCTCGCGCCGGGCCTCTACTACTTGTTCGTCGACGGCTACCAGAGCGGCGACTCGGACTGCCCGTGCGGCGCCTACTCGCTGTCGGTCGGCGGCCTGTGA
- a CDS encoding serine/threonine-protein kinase yields the protein MSSAGPRGSGADGDPARAEIDEDADARTEVRKPLGPADDASRSTLPPKRAIPSHVLEHARVVQGARRSDPSSRPPPPRPVAIPPPPSPLLANELAPRAIESIDDAEHAPIGTDSVEVPLDAEPTPPPTSGARPTSQGRGSLQMPAICTYGRFDILGRVAFGGMAEIFLGRETTSVGATRLLAIKRILAHVADDPRFVAMFLDEARLAIQLTHPQICHIYEFGELEGTYFIAMEWIHGAQLGKLIRKARGRGGIAPELGARIVAYVAEALHYAHRARDANGEPLGIVHRDVSPHNVMVSFDGQVKLLDFGIAKAQSHTTKTQAGVVKGKFSYMSPQQCLGKPIDARADVFALGICLYETLTGEPLYHRATEYETMRAVIEDPVPSIRTVNAALPAELDAIVQKALQKEPRDRFATAGEMQAALEDWLAKIGKAVTTARIASLMEPLFEEQIHAGPLVDSTPFGESFRKRPSPIAQRVSPPQAGARVEGTPMPATIDEPSATRSRTAWIASAAAAAVLALIGAGWIASSATSSHPAVTSAPAAVVAPPEEVVPTIAAPPAATSGHLVLRGAPPDAIVRIGDRTLRADELAAPIELPAGAHLVHAERPDHRSYDVGIDVRAGESIEVELAWAPLPRAAAEARGPVARPGHLSINTRPWSKVYVGSRLLGTTPIGEANVPSGTVRLRIVDRDGRTFSRTVRVQPGGDESVFYDLDE from the coding sequence ATGTCCTCTGCGGGGCCCAGGGGCAGCGGCGCCGACGGTGATCCGGCGCGCGCCGAGATCGACGAGGACGCGGACGCTCGGACCGAGGTGCGCAAGCCGCTCGGTCCCGCCGACGACGCGAGCCGCTCGACGCTCCCGCCGAAGCGCGCGATCCCGAGCCACGTGCTCGAGCACGCGCGCGTCGTGCAGGGCGCGCGGCGCTCCGATCCCTCCTCGCGACCGCCCCCGCCGCGACCCGTCGCGATCCCGCCGCCGCCTTCGCCGCTGCTCGCGAACGAGCTCGCACCGCGCGCGATCGAGTCGATCGACGACGCGGAGCACGCGCCGATCGGGACCGACTCGGTCGAGGTCCCGCTCGACGCCGAGCCCACGCCGCCTCCGACCTCCGGCGCACGACCGACCTCGCAGGGCCGCGGCTCGCTGCAGATGCCCGCGATCTGCACCTACGGGCGGTTCGACATCCTCGGGCGCGTCGCGTTCGGCGGCATGGCGGAGATCTTCCTCGGCCGCGAGACGACGAGCGTCGGAGCGACGCGCTTGCTCGCGATCAAGCGCATCCTCGCGCACGTCGCGGACGACCCGCGCTTCGTCGCGATGTTCCTCGACGAGGCGCGGCTCGCGATCCAGCTGACGCACCCGCAGATCTGTCACATCTACGAGTTCGGCGAGCTCGAGGGCACCTACTTCATCGCGATGGAGTGGATCCACGGCGCGCAGCTCGGGAAGCTGATCCGCAAGGCGCGCGGGCGCGGCGGCATCGCGCCCGAGCTCGGCGCGCGCATCGTCGCGTACGTCGCGGAGGCGCTGCACTACGCGCATCGCGCGCGCGACGCGAACGGAGAGCCGCTCGGGATCGTCCACCGCGACGTCAGCCCGCACAACGTGATGGTGAGCTTCGACGGGCAGGTGAAGCTGCTCGACTTCGGCATCGCGAAGGCCCAGTCGCACACCACGAAGACCCAAGCGGGCGTGGTGAAGGGCAAGTTCTCGTACATGTCGCCGCAGCAGTGCCTCGGGAAGCCGATCGACGCGCGCGCCGACGTGTTCGCGCTCGGCATCTGCCTCTACGAGACGCTCACCGGCGAGCCGCTCTATCACCGCGCGACCGAGTACGAGACGATGCGCGCCGTCATCGAAGATCCGGTGCCGTCGATCCGCACCGTGAACGCGGCGCTGCCGGCCGAGCTCGATGCGATCGTGCAGAAGGCCCTGCAGAAGGAGCCGCGCGATCGGTTCGCGACCGCGGGCGAGATGCAGGCGGCGCTCGAGGACTGGCTCGCGAAGATCGGCAAGGCGGTGACGACGGCGCGCATCGCGTCGCTGATGGAGCCGCTCTTCGAGGAGCAGATCCACGCGGGCCCGCTGGTCGACTCGACGCCCTTCGGAGAGAGCTTCCGGAAGCGGCCTTCGCCGATCGCGCAGCGTGTGTCGCCGCCGCAGGCCGGGGCGCGCGTCGAGGGCACGCCGATGCCGGCGACGATCGACGAGCCGAGCGCGACGCGCTCGCGCACCGCGTGGATCGCGAGCGCCGCGGCGGCCGCGGTGCTCGCGCTGATCGGCGCGGGGTGGATCGCGAGCAGCGCGACGTCGTCGCATCCCGCGGTGACGAGCGCGCCCGCGGCGGTGGTCGCGCCGCCCGAGGAGGTCGTGCCCACGATCGCGGCGCCGCCCGCAGCGACGAGCGGCCACCTGGTGCTGCGCGGCGCGCCCCCCGACGCGATCGTGCGCATCGGCGATCGCACGCTGCGCGCGGACGAGCTCGCCGCGCCGATCGAGCTGCCGGCGGGCGCGCATCTCGTGCACGCCGAGCGACCGGATCATCGATCGTACGACGTCGGGATCGACGTGCGGGCAGGCGAGTCGATCGAGGTCGAGCTCGCGTGGGCCCCGCTGCCGCGCGCCGCCGCGGAAGCGCGCGGGCCGGTCGCGCGCCCCGGGCACCTCTCGATCAACACGCGTCCGTGGTCGAAGGTCTACGTGGGCTCGCGCCTCCTCGGCACCACGCCGATCGGCGAAGCCAACGTCCCCTCGGGCACGGTGCGGCTGCGCATCGTCGATCGCGACGGGCGCACGTTCTCGCGCACGGTGCGCGTGCAGCCGGGCGGCGACGAGAGCGTGTTCTACGACCTCGACGAGTGA